GGGCAAAAGCTGCTTCAGTTTGGCGCAGTACACCAGTTTTGCGATCGAATAAGTAGCCTAAGTCGATTTGATTGGGTACTAAGTTATATGTGACAGCACGGGTATTACGCCAAACTCCTCTTAAATCTCTAGCTGGCTGACCAAGAGTAGCTTCAACACTGCTTCTTTGTGTACCCGTAGGAAATGCTGGCACCCTTTGTTTGCTGCGGTTACTACTAACTGACTTGGTAGGCGGGTTGTTGTTCGGTGGGGTTGAACGTGCTTCTGGTGTAGGAATTATAGCTGGCTGATTTTCTGTTTTTGGCTGTGGTGCTAATGTGGCGATTGGCGTTGCAGTATCGGAAGTTACAGGCTCTCTCTCTGTTCTCTCTGGCAGTGAGGTTGTGGATTCTGGAGGATTGGATTCTACTTTGGGATTCAGGGTAGGAATGGGTGCAGGAATTATTTCTACAGGCGATGGTGATGTAGTTGGGGAAGGTTGGGAAGCAACAGGCGTATCAGGAGGTTCGGTATTAATAGCTGAAGGTTCTGGTGAAGGGGTGGTATTTGTAACAATTGGTGCTTCTGATGCTGGTTGGCGAGTGAGGTTAGAAATCGCTACCCCAGCAAGTAATCCACCGACTACTAAACTGCTGACAATGACAGCAGGCTTTTGCCAGTTTCTCGAAGTAATGGTTTGGGGTTGTGGGGAATATAATGGTTGGGTTTGTCCAATTGAGACAGCAGCAGTAGCATGTCTAGCGACTGTGGGCGGAACAATATAACTAGCAGACTCCAAGGCATAAAGCATTTTACTAGCCGTGGTGTAGCGATCGCCTGCATGAGGTTTAACTGCCTGATTGAGTACCTTTGCTAAACTGGCAGAGACATTAGGAGCATATTCCTGCCACAGAATTTCCCCAGTTTGCTGGTCGGTTTCGAGTTCTTGTGGTTGTTTACCAGTTAATAAATAAATCGCCGTTAAGCCTAAACAATAAATGTCAGTAGCATAAACTGGGCGTCCTAAGACTTGTTCGCTAGGCATATACCCAGGTGTACCAATTACCATTGATTGCGCAGGTAATCCTGGAGAACTCACCACAGAACGGATAGTTTCTTTAACTGCACCAAAATCAATCAGAACTGGCTTGTTATCAGGGAAACGCAGAATGATGTTATCGGGTTTGATATCGCGGTGAATAATTCCCTTGCTGTGGATATAGTCTAAAACAGGCAACAGACTTAAGAGAATTTCGCGAACCACAGTTTCACTTTCTTGTCCTTTAGCTTGGACAACATCTCTTAAGGTTTGACCGTGAATCCATTCTTGAACGAGATAAAATTGCCCGTTCTCCGAAAAATATGCATATAGTTCCGGGATTTGGTCGCTAGTTTTACCTAAATTCTCTAAAGTTGCGGCTTCTCTTTCAAACCGCTGTTGAATCATTTGGTACGTTTGGGGGTCATTGCTGATGGGTTTGAGTTGCTTGATGACACAGCGACGCCGAGAAGGCATATGAGTATCTTCTGCTAGAAAGGTTTCGCCAAAACCGCCAGCACCGAGTACCTGAATAACTTGATACCGATTGTTGAGAAGGGTTATTGTCATGCTCTGTTAAAGCCTAGACGCCTAGTGGCTTGTCGTGAGACTTTGCCCTTACCAATGTATACCAGATAGTCTCAAAGATACCGCGATCGCAATTTCAGCTAATCTATCTTGAAGCTGAATAGATAATTAGCTAGACATAAAAATGCTGATTTGAATTTAGAAAGCAATAAATCGCTAGGAAAATTTAGCGGTCAAAGCCAGCATTCAGGTTAGCAACAATCGTAATTAACTCAGCTGGATCTACTGGCTTAGGAATATGCCTTTGAAAGCCTGCTTTTAGTGCTTGATTACGGTCTTCATTGGACGCATAAGCTGTAAGTGCGATCGCGGGAATTTGTTGAATGTGAGGAGATTTCAGTACTCTGACTCGGCGAATAAAATTATATCCATCCTCTCCTGGCATTCCAATATCACTGAGCAAGACATTTGGTTGAAACTGTTCTAAGCGCTCTAAGGCTTCGGTTGCTGAAGCTGAAGCCACAGCGATCGCTCCATGCTGCTCTAAGATAAAAACCAGAAACTCGCGTGCATCAACATCATCATCAACAACTAATACCTTAACTCCATTGAGGTTTGGGGGATTATTGAACGAACCGATCTGATGTGTCACTGGCTGTTGCTTGAGTAATGGGAATCTGACTGTGAAGGTGGCTCCCTGTCCCTCTCCCAAACTTTCAGCGCCAACAGTTCCGCCATGCAGTTCTACTAGGTGGCGCACAATTGCTAAACCTAATCCCAGTCCACCATAATTACGGGTAATCGAAGCATCAGCTTGACGGAAATAATCGAAAACATAAGGTAGAAACTTAGAGCTAATTCCTTTACCTGTATCGCTGACTTGAATTTGTGCTTGTGAGCCTACAGCTGTAACTCGGATTTCAACTCGACCGCCTGGGGATGTAAACTTAATGGCGTTAGACAGTAAATTCCACACAATTTGTTGTAAGCGATTTGAGTCACCTGAAATCGTGCCGATATTAGATTCAATTACAGGTAATATCTGAATCGATTTTGCTTCCGCAGCCAAACGCATAGTCTCAATCGCGGCTTCCACAGGTAATGCTGGGTTAATGGGAAAAGCATTCAGGCTGAGATTCCCCCTGAGAATGCGAGAGACATCTAGCAAGTCTTCAATCAGTTGAGTTTGTAATTTGGCATTGCGCTCGATAGTTTCTAAAGCACGCATGGTAATTTCTGGATTCAACTTGCCGGAGCGCAAGACTTGTGACCAACCCAGAATAGCATTGAGAGGCGATCGCAGTTCGTGGGAGAGCATCGCTAAAAACTCATCCTTGACTCGATTGGCTCGTTGAGATTCTTCGTAAAGATGAGCGTTATTGATTGCTAACGATGCCATCTGAGTCATTTGCACCAGAATAGTTTCATCCTCTTCAGTAAATTCACCTTCATATTTGTCAGAAAGCTGGATCAGACCAATGTTTTTGCCATTGCTATTAATCAATGGTGCGGCTAGCCAACCGCGCAGCGGTAGAGACTGGCAAAATTCTTGAGCAAATCCACTCCAGATCGGATGGGATTCTAGTTCAGCCTGAGTCATCCGTATCGATCCTTGTAAACGACTAATCAGTGCGTGAATCACAGAACTATTTGGTTTTTGCTCGCAGCCTTGCGACTGTGCGTACTTATTTGAGATAGAAACTGCATGAATCGCCTGTGCCCAGTTTTCATCTACTGTGATAGTAGTAGCTGATTGATGCGCTCCGATTGTTTCACGGGATTGCTCAGTTAGCAATTGCAATCTTTCTTGCAGGGATAGGGTTGAGTTGATAGTTAGAGATATCTCAGCCAGTCTTTGCAATCGATATGTATTTTGCTGTGCTTGGATAAGATGTTGAATACGTTCTTCCTCTGCGCGCTTGCGTTCGGTGACATCTCGAAAGTAAACAG
The genomic region above belongs to Calothrix sp. NIES-2098 and contains:
- a CDS encoding serine/threonine protein kinase: MTITLLNNRYQVIQVLGAGGFGETFLAEDTHMPSRRRCVIKQLKPISNDPQTYQMIQQRFEREAATLENLGKTSDQIPELYAYFSENGQFYLVQEWIHGQTLRDVVQAKGQESETVVREILLSLLPVLDYIHSKGIIHRDIKPDNIILRFPDNKPVLIDFGAVKETIRSVVSSPGLPAQSMVIGTPGYMPSEQVLGRPVYATDIYCLGLTAIYLLTGKQPQELETDQQTGEILWQEYAPNVSASLAKVLNQAVKPHAGDRYTTASKMLYALESASYIVPPTVARHATAAVSIGQTQPLYSPQPQTITSRNWQKPAVIVSSLVVGGLLAGVAISNLTRQPASEAPIVTNTTPSPEPSAINTEPPDTPVASQPSPTTSPSPVEIIPAPIPTLNPKVESNPPESTTSLPERTEREPVTSDTATPIATLAPQPKTENQPAIIPTPEARSTPPNNNPPTKSVSSNRSKQRVPAFPTGTQRSSVEATLGQPARDLRGVWRNTRAVTYNLVPNQIDLGYLFDRKTGVLRQTEAAFAQSVEPQVMQSTLEGMLGGQANEEIRQGLQKIQSRQSDNFQFSQGSVKGQIVRQNCDFIYISIWDADLHDFVSPSAAKQCS
- a CDS encoding multi-sensor hybrid histidine kinase; translation: MLRVIDPRILRYGMAVLSVAVALLLTLILQPVLNKSILVIFFAAVAISNWYGGFKPGLLATILAVLVSDYFFIPPVHSVTPTSWENVAQLVVFIFVSVLINSLNTELRIARNRSQASLAKAEAARTEVTNILESITDAFVSFNDQWRCVYINEQALRLLHKTREQLIGKQVWEEVFPSIFEDRVYQKLHRAVNEQTTLVFEDFAHSIGLCLEIHAYPSVNGLAVYFRDVTERKRAEEERIQHLIQAQQNTYRLQRLAEISLTINSTLSLQERLQLLTEQSRETIGAHQSATTITVDENWAQAIHAVSISNKYAQSQGCEQKPNSSVIHALISRLQGSIRMTQAELESHPIWSGFAQEFCQSLPLRGWLAAPLINSNGKNIGLIQLSDKYEGEFTEEDETILVQMTQMASLAINNAHLYEESQRANRVKDEFLAMLSHELRSPLNAILGWSQVLRSGKLNPEITMRALETIERNAKLQTQLIEDLLDVSRILRGNLSLNAFPINPALPVEAAIETMRLAAEAKSIQILPVIESNIGTISGDSNRLQQIVWNLLSNAIKFTSPGGRVEIRVTAVGSQAQIQVSDTGKGISSKFLPYVFDYFRQADASITRNYGGLGLGLAIVRHLVELHGGTVGAESLGEGQGATFTVRFPLLKQQPVTHQIGSFNNPPNLNGVKVLVVDDDVDAREFLVFILEQHGAIAVASASATEALERLEQFQPNVLLSDIGMPGEDGYNFIRRVRVLKSPHIQQIPAIALTAYASNEDRNQALKAGFQRHIPKPVDPAELITIVANLNAGFDR